ATTTTCAACCGAATTTCgttgactagctgtgtttgaAAACCATGGAAGGCATGTTAAATAATTGacttgttttgtacttggaaacaaataaccttatagcAGTTACACATGTGGTTTCcataaaaatagaagtactgtcaatcatctagtgcgtttggaatagCTTATTTAGAACGCTCTCATTAATACAAAACACGTTGTGTTTAtcctttttgatcttgaaaaatcATACGACACGACGTTGAAATCAGGCATTTGAAAAGATTTACTCGACTTCGCAGACAATTTGAAggccgcgtgggttctaccctgtgccatcattacagtcaggatcagagtgtcccacaaggcagtatttttcGTAAGTTACTTTATTTAGTGTCAAGATCTAAAGTTTATCCAAGATTATAAATAATTCAATTGATAGATCAcatttttgtggatgattttaacatttcgtGTCGCGGTAAAATGTGCACAGTAGTGAACGGCAAATTCAGATGtgtctaaacaaaatatataaatggtgtttagaaaatggttttaaattgaAGCATAAAGTCcgaaactaattgtatacatttctgccgtaaatacaaaccacataaagtccctgaaatatttctaaatgacactatcaaagttgtaagtttctgggtcttatttTTGCCCCCCACCATTTGACTTTATATATCTCTAATTCAACATGGGGAGGGGATCGAACTACCCTACCTATACGGATCTCTCACTCGCTCCAAacgtgattatggctccattgtatatagtGGAGTCAGTAAAAGAACCTTAAAAttttagattctatccatcagcaaggtctaagactttgtcttggatctttaaGAACGTCTCCCAATGACattgaggcagatgaaccacTTCTTCCACATTAAAATCATCTTTACAGTATACTACTAAAGTACACGTTACCAAATCTAACCTTGCATAAAAATGCCGTCTCTTgatccacctcttgggctcagaataaagccattCATCGCTGCTAGTGGCACTGAGCTGGGCAACATATCTCCTTCTTGTCTTCTTTCTGCTCCAGCTTGGCTATTATTTAGGCCCCAAGTTgacctgaaaaaaataaaaaaataagaaCATTTAGTCAATTTAGAAATACGCATATCAATAATCTAACCCCGCATATAACTGCGTCTTCAATCCTTTTATGTGGATTTGTATAACACACAATGCCATCTCTTGATTCACCTCTttggctcagaataaagccattCATATccattgctgctgctggcactgagctggaaaacaGCTGCTTCACGACTTctctcttcttctccttggcatttggttaggttacaagttgacctaacgtTGTGTAcattttaagaaatcagaaactaacgaatcacaatataaacaagaatattatcatttaaaaaatagatatagcaattatttacatatttacatatgggtccaaggatggtggcgctgcaGCTTGTGCCATTGCCATTTGATCCGGAAAACATCTTCTCGATAGCCTGATAGCAGCTCTATTTCCACTGTTGAAGTTAACGCCATATCAACAATCTTAAAATAGACCAATACACATCCAAAGTGTAAACAGTAATAATCTTTTCTGAGTATCTTTCTTGCCTTAaggcgattaaaatatatcgtGAGTGAAAACacccacttttaatagaaattatttaattgtataatgatccCCCTCTcctgaccaatacgacatcgtcatcCGTTAGTTAtcaagccacgttggcatttctgggaacaaaATAACGACCTTGCTGCTCAGGTAACACTCAACCTGTGACACCTTGTACTGGCctatactctgattacaaagccagcatcaaaacctacatccgtgatctcaTGCGGAAGTGCaagacacccaagtaggtattacTAATTAACATGCAGTAAAAACCTGTACTGGTTATACCCGTGAagggcccggggtagaatacgccttcagcaacccatgcttgccataaaaggcgactcagcttgtcgtaagaggcgactaacgggatcgggtggtcaggctcgctgacttggttgaaacatgtcatcggttcccgattgcgcagatcgatgctcatgttgttgatcactggatcgtctggtctagactcgattatttacagacctccgccatatagctggaatattgctcagtgcggcgtaaaactacactcactcactcactcactgtactggTTGTACCtacatgggttgtcagtccagatgtgGAGAAGTCATCATGCGAcaatgccgtattggccacacgaTGTACTAAATATcaattgaaaggtgaggatccaaCGTTTTACATAGGAGTTGAAgtcctgtaaaattattgttctctTGACAAACACagaagtccaaaagcattcaaagTAGATTCTTCTTCCTTTttcaatcgtagaatatgtgtctttttaatgtCTGGGTGTCTGGGTAGATTTTTCAAAACTGCTTGCAGCTCAAGGGATGGAGTAAACGAGGGTGGGGTCCTTGCAGGAAGCCAATGTCCCCTAAGttctcatggtccctagtgtggtgatctaccttcagttgttggcgatctatagcccattttcacATTGTATGGTACAAAAATTTTGTGACAGTTTAGTAATTTTATTAGGCGATAACTTTGCACAATCACCAGTTAGTGAATCTCGTgaagggagtgagtttagttttacgccgcaatcagcactattcagctatatggcggcggtctgtaaatagtcgagtctggaccagacaatccagtgatcaacagcataaactgcgcacttgggaaccaatgacatgtgtcaaccaagtcatcaatcctgaccacccgatcccgttagtcgcctcttacgacaactttagtcgccttttctggcaagcatgggttgctgaaggcctattctatccgggaccttcacgggtcgaatctCTGGAATGGTTATTATATAAGTAGTATCAAACTTTTTTAGATGTTGAAAGATCATTGCGTTGTGATATCCTATGCATTTTAGATTGCTATATCAAGGTTTAGATTCAATGTTTTTAATACTGCGGCTGATATGATACAAAAGTCTCCCACATATATGTAATTTGGGCGCATAAGATAGCTCTGGCTGTGATACATGGGTCTCAAAACGGACATTTACTATTCCAATATGGGTTTGGCTATGCTTGgaaaaaaacaagaaattggaaatgttaaatattttgttatctATTCAAAAACAGGCTAGGTGATAGCTTACAACAATCTTGGTACTCATCAATTAGTGAATCTCTTAAATACATATTATATAACGAGTATGAAACTTTGTtcaattttgaaagatatttgtgTTGGGATATCCTGTGCATTTAAGAATTGCTATATCAAGGTTCAAATGGAGTGATATCAAATATGCGGTTGATTGTGGCATGTATGATGGAACTGAATATGACGAAAGACTATGCTCTATATCAGCATTATATAGACCATGAACATCATGTACTAGATATTTGTAATGCCTATCATATGCACACAACTAAATATACAACAAAGTTCACTAAAGAATCACTTTCTCATTTCTCTTTTGTAAACGTTTTGCAAAGCTGTTATATACAATGCTGACCTATACTTTCATCATGTACAGAGCTTGAGGAACTCCAGGAGTGTCTGTCTCTCCGTTTGACTAATGTTTGACTTTCCTTTTCTCTCACGCTCTTCTGTACAGGACTgaactggcccgactggatgaATAAATCACGTCATCAAGGTCAGTTCCCAAACAACGTTGATGCTGCATCAGAATTTGTGTCGCTAATGGTTCAGAGTGCTAAGGACTACACAGGAGGACGCCTTCCTTACACATTTGAAGTCATCAATGAACCTGATTGGGTCGAAAAGATTATTgaccaacaaacaaatatagatTTTCACAACTCTGTTGCCAAGAAGCTCAAATCACgatttggaatgaaagttgccGGACCAACATACACCAGTATggccttacgacaagcagatgAAAATAACTTCAGCTATTGGAAAAGAACTGCGAAGTTTATGGACATGACGCTTGATCATTTGGACTTTTTCTCTTTCCATTCCTACAATTATCTGCGGGTGTCAGGTGGAAACTATTCACGTTTTGGCATCAACGAAGCTCGTCTGGTCGCCTCTATTGACATGGTGGAGAATTACTCCCATCTCAAGAAAGGCAAAAATGTTCCGTTAGTTGTCAGTGAATTTGGTAGAGGAAATGTTTTCGGACTTCCCGACGGTTTCGAAAATGGAATCATTGACTTTGAGACCATTTATCAACCCAACGGTTTCATGTTTACTTTCCTGAACTTGAGGGAGTTTATCGAAATAGTTCTAGTTTTTCTTCACGGAAATGTTCAATATCCGGGTCATCCCACTCTAAGGAATTCCTTATTTACCAAAGACGGTCATGCTCTTAACATGACGAAATATTTCACGTTTTGGACAAACTTCGTTTATAACCACAAGTTTCTCCGTGTTTCAAGTCAATACAATGGACAAGAAAGAGTAATTGCACCCCTGGCTCTGGCAAACCCTCTCACCAAAGAGGTGGTAGTTCTTCTTCACAGCTATGATAGAAATTGGCAAAATGTACAACTTGACTTCTCCAAAAGCTGGATGAATCCTCCCACAGGCGAACGAACATGCGTTCTTTTCGAAAACAGTAATCCAGCAATTCATCTCAACTACCATTTCAACATATCTAAGGATCATGGCTCCGTGGGTCTGCCTGGATCATCAACATGCTTCTACACATTTAAAACCAACTACAACTTTGGCAGAATGCCCACGTGCAACCAACGCACATACTATGGCAAAGACATGGTCATCCCTATCAGCCATGGTCATGCTCAGACAACCATCCGTCTTCCAAGCTCTGGTTACAGTTCTGCGCATCTTAGGGTGGGAGTTAGCAGAAATTTGAATGCTGACGCAAAACCGAAGGCAGTTGTGTTCAATGGCCACACGCTGTCATCAAGCTACATGCTCTTTGATTCTATGAAGACCGACGGAAAAACAAAATGGAACGTGTGGGTGTTCATGGTCCCCGAATAACAAGTCCGTGCAACAAACAACGTCAACATGACCTTTCAAGGCGACGGTGGTCATGTATCATCTGTTGGCCTCATTGTCGGTAAAatataggagaaaacacttaTCCTCAGAACATGGCTGATCTTAGGACTGAAATTCTCGTAGATGGCTGCCTGTCATTGATGGAATAAAGATTATTAAATCTCCATGTGGGTTGTGATTTGGTATGTTTCTGTCCAGATTTATTGAAGTCAAAGAAGAAAGACACATGTGCTTTCACGTTGAGTGAGATAGTTAAAGTCTAACgtgggcaatatttcatctttgacgttatataaaactagtaatagTGTGCTTATAAAGCTACATACATTATATCAACAGATTGGGTCTTCACTTATTGTCGCCGAATGATGAGCGTGGGAGAAGTTTCGGTACAaagggtactatgtgtgaagcgcaGTTGGGGTGTCCTCTGCAGCGATCATGCGAGAATATAGCAACAAGTATCTAGGATTGATCATGCCTTTGTCAAGAAGCCGTCGACAATCTTTGCATCTTAACGACTGACCCAGACAACATAGTGGGTGTTATGGGCAAGACAACATTGTGGGTGTTATGGGCTGTGGCACTGGCACAGTGATTGCGATTCTGTTTCAGAACACTCTGCAGATAcctcagtgaatgaatgagtagtcttttacgccgctttaagaatatcccagcaatatcatggcggataGTGTTACATAATCTTGACATAATTCTTAAGAATCAATTATTGTGCTAGTTTAAataatgagtgagagagagaacttatatgtattgtcacatcggcaatgtttcagccatacaGTGATGAACACAATCATTTATGATACAATAACTTAATATTTACCAAACAaatgttgacgaagaacagtgaAAATATAGTATCAGAGAGAAGGTAAAAACTTCCAGGTAGTCATAAAACGATATCATTAAATGAGACCaagacaaaaatataaatgggctatagatcaccacaACTAATGATAGAACGCgatactagggaccataggaACTTCCATTACTTAAGTTATCTACACGGACCctagttaagaaatacagttcgttctaccaccatgtatagtgtaataaagcactatttcgccctgaactattatacttgcgtccgagtgctttaacgttataatagttcagggcgaaagtgtcgGACAACATAAAAtccggctatagattgccaacacctgaaggtagattaccatactagggaccatggggacttacagtacctttgctaccttcatggaccccagttggatttacatcgtcccctcagccgttagcaatttagtcccatctagccaaaatttaaaaatagacatatgctacgattaaaaacagtggaagtctaaacgtacaggaaatgttttgggacttacgtaccctctcaggaggacaataattttacggtacttcaaccccctttgagggtacagccactaacaattcaagttactgatctaaactaccatgaattaccataataatcaaaattcaacaatgaaatcaatttcttttaaaaatccaagaattaaatgttaaagagttaaaaaggtccttcattgttttgacattgaaatatttatcccttatgatggagaattcaacacagtcaagcaggatatgcttgaccgtgattctctcatcacaagggatacaaaacggaggatcttcacctttcaataggcaTGAATGAGAATATCTATagctagtatggccaatacgacatcgccgcatgattacctcttcaaatctggactgacaacccaagtaggaataaccaatatagggttttatttcatgtaatttattgatgcctacctgggtgtcccacatcttctgcatcagatcacggatataagatctaatgttagctttataatcagtgtatggaataagaagtggtgtcacagatttgttgagtgctgccttggcagcaagatcggctattgtgttaccagaaatgcctacgtggctgggtaaccaacagaagatgatgtcgtattggccagtagcaagatcattatacaattcaataatatcaattaaaagtggatgtttacaagacatattttaatagcctgaagacaagaaaaagagtcggaatagattatatattgtttatgtttaggatgtctttgaatatatttaagagccgttagtatggcattGGCTTCAACTGTAAAAATAGAggtgttgtctggtaatctagaagatattgttcatctgtaaataaggatttatatttga
The window above is part of the Haliotis asinina isolate JCU_RB_2024 chromosome 1, JCU_Hal_asi_v2, whole genome shotgun sequence genome. Proteins encoded here:
- the LOC137290772 gene encoding beta-porphyranase A-like, whose product is MFLPVLCTLLLWGSVFSYTTVTIYNEWLSQGGHVHYEFKRWSKLNGLTQENLIPKCKSIGTAAGRWLNRDQRANLFPNWPESRSHPGYPDPTYLQDHALQSKTWATYMRQLNGYGSAVDNMVWNIRGLNWPDWMNKSRHQGQFPNNVDAASEFVSLMVQSAKDYTGGRLPYTFEVINEPDWVEKIIDQQTNIDFHNSVAKKLKSRFGMKVAGPTYTSMALRQADENNFSYWKRTAKFMDMTLDHLDFFSFHSYNYLRVSGGNYSRFGINEARLVASIDMVENYSHLKKGKNVPLVVSEFGRGNVFGLPDGFENGIIDFETIYQPNGFMFTFLNLREFIEIVLVFLHGNVQYPGHPTLRNSLFTKDGHALNMTKYFTFWTNFVYNHKFLRVSSQYNGQERVIAPLALANPLTKEVVVLLHSYDRNWQNVQLDFSKSWMNPPTGERTCVLFENSNPAIHLNYHFNISKDHGSVGLPGSSTCFYTFKTNYNFGRMPTCNQRTYYGKDMVIPISHGHAQTTIRLPSSGYSSAHLRVGVSRNLNADAKPKAVVFNGHTLSSSYMLFDSMKTDGKTKWNVWVFMVPE